TGGTGTGGGGTAGAAAATGAACTGAAAAGGACCATCCACAATGTCCGACGCCCCGTAAATTGAAACACAGAAACCAACCCTACTTCTGTTCAACATTAACAAGTACAATTAGAGGACTCAAACAGAAAATGTCGCCGATGCATTTCGACAGAATGTTACAGAAAACCCTTCAAATGGAAAGCAAGATCTTCACAGTCGCAATAAACCAATGTAATCATAACCCAAATCCTCCGGTCTTGACGCATATCGAGAAGGAATTATAACATTAAGGaaatgacaaaagaaaaaaaaaaaaaaaaaaaaaaaaaaaaaaaaaaaaaaaaaaaNGAACTTCAAAAAAGGGGTTACATTATTTAAGCAACAAAAGCAGACCTTCTTGCAGGTAAGAGGTGAAGCCAAGAAATAAACGCAATCAGTATTCCGCTTCCGAAATTCTTCCCCCATTTGGTATTCTTCTCAAAACTAGAAggaattggaagaagaagaagaagacgggAGAGCGTGTGGGAAGTGAAAAAGAAGCAACAAAATCATCGTCATAAAGGGCCTTCTAttgaattttcgatttttgaTTTTAGATGGCGGagatcattttaaattaaattgtgttacccaaaccaaacaaaaattaaaaaattaaatcttctatttattttcgCATCCAATTCCATTTAATTATCTTACAATAATGAactcaataaatatatatttatataaattaattgtttatccataatttctaatttttactttCCTATCGGGATTCTAGCCTTTACCCTTCGTGGTAGTTTTGGCTCAGTATTATAACACATAGGGCTTCATTGCTACTGCAATGCTTCGCTAACGCTGGgctaaattttgaatctttgtgTTGACGGTGGATGAAAATTCCAATTCCGTAGGGATTCAGTGCTATGCCCCCACTGAGTTTTGAAGGGGAAAAGGAGAGTGAGCCTATCCAGTCCTATGCCCCACTGACCAGACCTTCATTTTTGTCATCCTTCTCTTCAACGGTTGACAGCGCTTCACTGCTCAAAAGGTTGACAGCGTGACGGATTTACAATAATGTAAGATTCTTTCCaacttcctttccttttcactATCAAATTCAATCACCGCACTTCCTGGAGCTTCTCTTCCTGTCTTACCTAGTTTTGCGCCATACACTATTTGCTTTGAATGTGAAGAAACCCAGAGCCGCTTCTTATTAACAACCTTTGTACTTCCATGGATTCTCGTGTAAATATCATGtctttcttcatatttttatccTGAGAGAATTTTGGGTTTTGGGGCATGGGTATAAATTTGATTCTCCAATCTATTTCTTTCCACCCTTTGAATTATCTATCTGTTCTGAGGTGAAATATGACTGCTTAGTTTGAATCCCACTGAAATTCTTGGTCTTTACATAAATGATGCTTGATGGAGGGATGGCTATGCCCTTTTATGCACTGAATTGCCCCGCACCTGTTCGACGAAATGCTAACGAAAGCATTACTCGCTTTAGAAGGAGATTAAACCCGTATTCATCTCTACAGATTTTCTCTGTTGTTCAAACGGATGAGAATGATAACTTACCAGTGTCCAAGAAGATATCAACTCCAGGGAAGTCTGTGTCAAAAGGTCGAGCTCCTAAGCCGCTTCTTGTCCAGCCAAATACCGTGGGTGTCATAGGAGGAGTATCGGTTATTTCTACTCTACTTTTCTTGGAAAAGCTCGTGTGGTGGAGCTTGAAGGATGGACAACAGAGTATACCATTTGTTGTCTGCAGCGATCCAGCATTAGGCAAAGGGATCCCACCTCTCACTTCATTGACTACATTCCCCGCAAATTCTTCTCAACATGCTCAGACTGATGCTCCCATCATCGAGATTTTGAAGCAAAAATGCGTGTTTCTCGAGCAATCTGGAGCTCGGTGCCTAATTACACCTTGCCATCTTTCACATAGGTGGCTTGGTGACACAAGTTGTAAATTACCTTTCCTTCATGTGGGAGATTGTGTTGCTATGGAGCTTAAAGAGGCTAAGCTTAAGCCACTTGAAGCAGGGAGCAGTGTCCGGATTGGGCTGCTTGCGACTGATGCAGCTATAGTGACTGGTTTTTACCGTGAGAGACTACAAAATCAGGTTTTGTAAATACATTCAGATCTATTTAGTAATTGATTCCAGAATTTGGTTctgatttcattttgtttcttcagGGCTTTGAGGTTGTCTTGCCAGACGAAGCAACCATAAAGCATATTTTAGTTCCTGCAGTTGAAGCTTTGAACAAAAGGGATCAGGAAGGAGCAAGAAATCTGTTGAGGATTGCTGTTCATATTCTTTTGATAAGGGCTGTGAATATAGTAATACTTGCTTCTGATGAATTGCTtaatcttcttcctccagatGATCCTATTCTGAAGAAATGTATTGACCCCATGGATGCGTTGGCCAGAGCAGCCATTAAATGGTCTAGATCTACAGGAAACTTACATGAGAAAGCTTAGCCTTTTCTCTCTTGTTCAGAAGCTGCATCATTTATGTATTCTTAGATAAGAAAATTGGAGCTATCAATGGCTCAAAACTAGAAGCTCTACTTTTTCCCTTTGGTAGAAACTAGTATGTGAAGAATATCCACCTGCTGCATTGTATTTTCAGACAATGAAACAAGAAGAATTACAAGGATTCTGCCTCAAAGAACTGCAATTTGTTTGCAAGGAACAATTGAATATGTGCTGTCAATGCCATTGCCCAGAGCTATGCAACTCGAACTAGCCTCACTAGCCTCAAAAGCCAAAATGCTACATCAAACTCAGCCTGGAAGGTTGATTCATATGAGTTTCAGCTTCATTTTCCATTGTCTTGATAAGCCCAAGAGGAGATAAGTTGATGAGCGATTGCATAAGGGCCAGGAAAGAACATGGAAGCAAGTCCACTATCTTCAGCGTTGATATCAGCAGACTGACTGTGTCTGCTTTCGACTCCGTTGCACAGTTGTTCGACTTTGGCTGCTGCAGATCTTTGCGTCTTCTCGTAGTCGCTTAATGTTAAAgctttcttcacatcttctcTGGTGTGCCATTGGGCGTCTGTACACAAAGTTTCAACCAATTCAGATCCATTCAAAGTGAACGAGAATTTCAAGAGGAGTTGTCTTAGAAAGAAAACTAGAAGTGGCGACATTGTAATGCAAATAATGTGAACATTAGTCAATATACCTTCTAACTCAGCCTTGTCCACCTTGATATCGAGCGATTTTGC
This sequence is a window from Cucurbita pepo subsp. pepo cultivar mu-cu-16 chromosome LG04, ASM280686v2, whole genome shotgun sequence. Protein-coding genes within it:
- the LOC111793383 gene encoding uncharacterized protein LOC111793383 isoform X2; translation: MMLDGGMAMPFYALNCPAPVRRNANESITRFRRRLNPYSSLQIFSVVQTDENDNLPVSKKISTPGKSVSKGRAPKPLLVQPNTVGVIGGVSVISTLLFLEKLVWWSLKDGQQSIPFVVCSDPALGKGIPPLTSLTTFPANSSQHAQTDAPIIEILKQKCVFLEQSGARCLITPCHLSHRWLGDTSCKLPFLHVGDCVAMELKEAKLKPLEAGSSVRIGLLATDAAIVTGFYRERLQNQGFEVVLPDEATIKHILVPAVEALNKRDQEGARNL
- the LOC111793383 gene encoding uncharacterized protein LOC111793383 isoform X1 gives rise to the protein MMLDGGMAMPFYALNCPAPVRRNANESITRFRRRLNPYSSLQIFSVVQTDENDNLPVSKKISTPGKSVSKGRAPKPLLVQPNTVGVIGGVSVISTLLFLEKLVWWSLKDGQQSIPFVVCSDPALGKGIPPLTSLTTFPANSSQHAQTDAPIIEILKQKCVFLEQSGARCLITPCHLSHRWLGDTSCKLPFLHVGDCVAMELKEAKLKPLEAGSSVRIGLLATDAAIVTGFYRERLQNQGFEVVLPDEATIKHILVPAVEALNKRDQEGARNLLRIAVHILLIRAVNIVILASDELLNLLPPDDPILKKCIDPMDALARAAIKWSRSTGNLHEKA